In Sphaerochaeta sp., the genomic window ATGGCGTAGAACAGGATTTCCGTTGTTTTGGAACGATATTTTGCGAACACATATCCGGCCAGGGCGGAAGACGGGACGGTGACCAGAATCGCCCCCAGACTGACGATCAACGTATTGAGCAATCCCTGTCCGATCTGGATCGCTTCCCAGGCATCCTGGAAGTTGGACCACAGGAACTGTTTCGGCCAAGCCCAAGGGTCGTAGGCGTATTCCAGTTGCGTCTTGAAGACGAACATCCAGGGAAGCAGCATGGGAAGCAAAATGGTCAACGAAAGCAAAATCAGGATGATCGTGATGATCACCTCAGGAACTCCGTATCTGACGTGTCTGCCCATCACTTGCCTCCTTCATCCCCGCCGTGACCGGCGAACTCCAGCACGGTGAACACCAACGAAAGGATCAGAATCACCACACCGATGGCCGAGGCCCGTCCGTACTGCCAGTTGATGAATCCCTGCCGGTACAGGCTGATGCCCAGGGTAATCGTCGCGTATCCTGGTCCTCCGGTAGTCATCATGTAGGGAAGATCAAACAATTTCAGGCTGCCGATGGTGCACAGCACCGCCAGGATCCGGAAGGCTCCTTTCAGATTGGGCAGAACGATGTACCAGGCGTACTTCCACCCGGTCACCCCGTCAATCTCCGCCGCTTCCTTCATGTCCTTGGGCATCTGTTCGATCTTGGACATCAGAAAGATGATGGGGAAGCCGGTATACGCCCAGGTCGCCACGGCGAACACCGACCAGAAGGCGATGTGCACGTCCCCAAGGAAATCAATGTCTTCAAGCCATTTCCACCCGGCATTCGCCCCGATGCTGTTCAGGATCCCGTTGGTCGGGGAGAAGACGAACTTGCCCAACATCGCCGTAATGGCCGAGGGCAGAACGTTGGCCAGGTAGAAGATCGCCCGCATCGGCCGGGTGAACCGGTTGATGTAGAACGTCAGGGAAAAGGCGATGAAAAACGCCAAGGGCAACTGGATGATGATGCTCCAGAACGCCCAGAGAAACACATGGAGCAGACCTTGCTGGAATTCCTCGCTGGCGAACAGCTTTTTATAGTTCTCCCATCCGATGAACCGGTCCGCTCCAAGCCCGGAGGACTTCATGAACGACAGGCGGAACGTCTCTGCGATCGGATAATACATGAATACGGCCAAAAACAGAAACGCCGGAAGGATGCAGAAAAAGATGAACCGCCTCCGGTCCCTTTCCGCCTTCTTCCGAATCTGCCGTGACATGGCCGATAGTTCTCCCGCCTGCATGGTTCGTTCCTCCTCTTCCACAAAACCATTGGCGACGCCCCCCCCCAACGGAGGCATCGCCGGAATAACCATTATTTCTTCACCGGTCCCACTTCATCCGCGACCAATGCCTCGAACTGGTTCATCGCCGCAGCGACATCGCTGCCAGGCAGGAAGAAGTTCTGGATGGTATCGTTCAGCGGGGAAGTGACTGCCGGAGGTAGATCCTGGTCCCACCAGAACTGCACCGTCTTGGACTGGGAGAAGAGCTCACTGGCCATACCGGTCAGGTTGTTCTTCGCCGGGACGCCCGGAACAGAGCAGATCCGTCCAGGATCGGCACCGCACGCCTCAACGCTCATCGCATAGGTGAGGAACCGCACCACGGCGTCTTTCTTCGCCTCAGCCTTCTTGGTGACGATGAATCCGATGTCCGTCTGGCCCATCACATCGGTCACCTTGCCCACTCCGCCTTCCAGCACCGGGAACGCGTAGAATCCCAGCTTCTGGTCGGTGAACGTAGGATCGGAGAACTGCGCGCACATCCAGGAACCGGTGACCATCATCGCGGCTTTGCCGCTGGCCATCTGCTGCTGTGCATCTCCATAGGCATCGCCCAGCGGCTTGGAGCCAAAGTATCCTTTGGTCACCCACTGCTGGTACTTCTGCGCCGCCTTGATGAACGTCGGATCGTTGAACCCGATCTTCCGGGCCTGGGCGGAACCAAACGCGTCCCCGCCGTACCGGTTGACCAGGTACATGTACATGGCAAGCGGAGGCCATTTATCCTTGGCGCCGCAGGCAAACGGCTGCACGCCCTTGGCCAGCAACGTGTCACACACCTTCTCCATCTCGGCGATGGTCGTCGGCGGCGTCAGCCCGTACTTGGCGAAAATCTCTTCGTTGAGGAAGATGCCGGCCACGGCGAAGAACGGCGCGACGCCGTAAATCTTGCCCTTCCACGACATGGCATCCTGGGCGGCTTTGCTGCCGGGAATGCTCCCCAGTTCCTTGGTCATGTCCAACAGACGACCGGCATCGGCGTATCCGCCCATCACCGAGCCGCCCCAGCTCTGGATGATCTCCGGAAGCTGGTCCACACCGCTTGCCATGGTGATCTTCGTCTTGTCGGCAAGACCGGGATCACCCAATGCGATGTAATCCAGTTTGATGTCCGGATTCTGCTTCTGGAAATTCTCCAGAAGGTCATGCATGTAGATATGGTCGGATGACGTATCCGCGATATCCCGTCCCCAGATGGTCAACGTGACCGGCCCGCTGGACGCAGTCGCTTCCTTCCCTCCCTGGGCGAACAGGAACGCCGGCAACAGTGCCAGCACCACCAACACCAACAGATGTTTCTTCATGAAAACCCCTCCTTTTGGGTCGTACCCGTATCTCAATCCCCGTCCCACCGCTCCTGCGGCAGGCGTAAGGAATCATAGCTGTGATAAGGAAGCACGGTGAGGATGGATGTCACCAACCGTGGATACAGCCGGCTTCCCAGATCCTTCCCGTCGGACGCGTCCACCTGGTCCGTCATGGAGAAGCGGGATGTCCCTCCGAACAACCACGAGGCATGGACGTCATCCCGACGGACCAGCACGGGATCCACCCCGAGGATCCGCTCGGCGACGAACTGGTTGAGGAAAATCTTGCTCAACCAGGTGTTTCTGCTGGTGGAGGAAAGCTTCCATCCTCCCGACGTGGCGTCAATGCACCGCCCCGGTTTGAGCACCGTCAGCAGATGCCGCCGAAGCATCAGCAGAAGATCGCGGTTCGGGCCATGGGCGGAAAGCGCCTCTGGCGCTCCGCAGAAATAGGGATACACCAGCCCTTCGATGGCCGGAATGATCATCGAACGGTTTCCTCGCTCGAACACGGCGGGGATGTACCCCTCGTCGGGAAGGAACCTGCTTTGCACCGTGGCGGAAATGCGATCGGCCATCTGGGATGCCTTGCGGGCGCTGGAAGGATCCCGCTTGTCCTTGGCGAAGAACGCAGAGAGGGAGACGAACGCCCCCCAGGCTTTCATCGCCAGGTACAGGTTGTTCCTGGCCTGTCCCAGACTGACATCCAGCGAATCATACGTGGTGATCTCCGCGCCCCGGCCGCACCGGTCGGAATCCACGTCCATCACCCCATCCTTGTTTGCGTCCCGGGCGATGATGGAGGACAACCCTTCCTGCATCACATCCAGGTTACGCTTCGCCCAATCATCCCCATCCTTCGCGTTGTGGCAGTACAGACAGGCAAGGAGCAGGAAGTTCAGCGTCTCCTCGTAACTCATGAAGCTGAAGCAATCGGAGAGGTCGGTCAACTCATACGAAGAGTTCCCATCCGGGGTGAACCCATCGGCCACGCCCTGGTCATGGCAGAACGCGACGCCATACGCGTCACGATACCGGGACCGGGCAAGGAAGAAATCCAGTTCGTTCTCCACCGTCCATGGGGAGTACGCAAGTTCCCAGAATGCCTGGTCGACGGTCAGATCCAATGTGTTCATCATCTGGTACTCACCCTCGTTGACAACGAACACCGGTCGTCCCTGGGTGTCCAGAAGCAGTTCCGAGTTGGCAAGATAGGAATGCACCGCACCGCAGAACAGGAGCCGTTGTGCGGGCGAAACCGGCAGATTTTCGGCAAACCGATCCTGCTCATCCGCCTGTTTGATCTTTTCCTGCGCCTTCTCCAACGTGAATTCCAGGACATCCTCAAGATTGCGGAACAAGGAGGCATAGTACCGTTGCATCGGCTCGACCGCGGTGACTACTCCGCTTTCGAACACCCCGGCGGCGACGACGAACGTCCGTTTGACCCCCGCAGGGATGGTGAACCGAAGCCCACCTTCCGAAGAAAGCCGCCTGAGCACCGGTGTTCCCTCGAACATCGTGGCCAACGGATTCCAGTCCAGCACCTCATCAAC contains:
- a CDS encoding sugar ABC transporter permease, encoding MSRQIRKKAERDRRRFIFFCILPAFLFLAVFMYYPIAETFRLSFMKSSGLGADRFIGWENYKKLFASEEFQQGLLHVFLWAFWSIIIQLPLAFFIAFSLTFYINRFTRPMRAIFYLANVLPSAITAMLGKFVFSPTNGILNSIGANAGWKWLEDIDFLGDVHIAFWSVFAVATWAYTGFPIIFLMSKIEQMPKDMKEAAEIDGVTGWKYAWYIVLPNLKGAFRILAVLCTIGSLKLFDLPYMMTTGGPGYATITLGISLYRQGFINWQYGRASAIGVVILILSLVFTVLEFAGHGGDEGGK
- a CDS encoding extracellular solute-binding protein, coding for MKKHLLVLVVLALLPAFLFAQGGKEATASSGPVTLTIWGRDIADTSSDHIYMHDLLENFQKQNPDIKLDYIALGDPGLADKTKITMASGVDQLPEIIQSWGGSVMGGYADAGRLLDMTKELGSIPGSKAAQDAMSWKGKIYGVAPFFAVAGIFLNEEIFAKYGLTPPTTIAEMEKVCDTLLAKGVQPFACGAKDKWPPLAMYMYLVNRYGGDAFGSAQARKIGFNDPTFIKAAQKYQQWVTKGYFGSKPLGDAYGDAQQQMASGKAAMMVTGSWMCAQFSDPTFTDQKLGFYAFPVLEGGVGKVTDVMGQTDIGFIVTKKAEAKKDAVVRFLTYAMSVEACGADPGRICSVPGVPAKNNLTGMASELFSQSKTVQFWWDQDLPPAVTSPLNDTIQNFFLPGSDVAAAMNQFEALVADEVGPVKK